The stretch of DNA TCACGACAAGCGGCGCATCAAACGCGAAGCCTAATACTAGAGCTATAAGCGAGACCAGGATACACCTAGCGGCATAGGCTGGAGGGTAGACTTTCATGTCCGCTGATGCGATGTCGTTCTTCAAGCTCGGCATCATCTTAAGGAGCGCCTCTCCAGCCCAGCCGAAAACACTATATGCAAAGCCGTCTAGCGAAACCATACTATCATGATACTGGGAAACCCTTGAAATTAATGTTTACTGCTCGCGCGGAGCCGGTAAGGTTAGTAATATATACTGTTCCACGCGGAAAAGAGATAGAATGCCTAAAAGCAAAGCTAAGAAGGCTAAGAGCAGGGGCTCGGCTGAAGAAAAAGTCGAGGAGAACGTAATCTACTTGCCCGTAAGGGAGGATTACAAAGTCATCGACGAGTACTGGGTGGTGGAGCCCTTCGCTAAAGTTAAGATCGTGGAGATACCCGAAGCAGGCAACCAGCGGGCCTACTTCGTAGAAGAGGTTCAGCTGACAGAGGAGGAGAGGAAGGCCGTGGAAAAGCTGATAGATATCCTCAGCGTTGAGCTGGAACCACCCGCATCGTTCGACGTCGACCTTAGGCAGCACGTCGTGGAAGAGGCCAGGAGGCTCGCCGAGAAATACAAGGGGTCGCTCAGGGGCATCAGCGAGGAGAGCTGGGGTAAGATCCTGTACTACATAGAGCGAGACCTGGTAGGCTACGGTCCGATAGAGGTTCTCATGAGGGACTACAAGCTCGAGGACATTAGCTGCGACGGCGTCGACAGGGCCATACATGTGTGGCACAGGGACTACGAGAGCATACCAACCAACATTGTTTTCAGGAGCAGGGACTACCTCCGTGAGTTCATAGTTAAACTGGCGCACATGTCTGGGAAGCACATTTCAGCGGCATTCCCCATAGTTGACGCCATGCTTCCCGGTAGGCACAGGCTGGCCGCGACGTACGGCGAGGAGGTCTCACCGAGGGGGAGCACCTTCACAATAAGGAAGTTCCGCGAGAAGCCGCTTTCCATCGTAGAGATGATTGAGAGCGGTAACCTCGACGACTGGACTGCGGCCTACCTTTGGGTTATGCTCGAGAACAGAATGACGTTAATGGTTATAGGCGCCACCGCCGCTGGCAAGACGACTTTGCTGAACGCGATCGCAAACTTCTTCAAGCCAGGTTTCAAGATCGTGACCATTGAAGAGACCCCCGAGCTCAACCTACCACACGAGAACTGGGTTCAGCTGGTCAGCAGGGAGAGCTACGGGCTTGGGGAGTCCAAAGTGGGGGAGATATCGCTCTATGACCTCGTGAAGGTGTCACTGAGGTACAGACCAGACTACATCATCGTGGGGGAGGTGAGAGGCGAAGAAGCCTTCGTGCTCTTCCAGGCCATGAGCACGGGGCACGGCGGCATGTCCACGATGCACGCGGACTCACTCGACCGAGCGGTTAAACGGCTCACTAGCCCGCCCATGAACGTGTCCCCGGCGTACATCCCCTCCCTGAATATCGCTATAATGACCGAAAGGACCATCCTCCCAAGTGGGGGGTT from Infirmifilum sp. NZ encodes:
- a CDS encoding type II/IV secretion system ATPase subunit, which gives rise to MPKSKAKKAKSRGSAEEKVEENVIYLPVREDYKVIDEYWVVEPFAKVKIVEIPEAGNQRAYFVEEVQLTEEERKAVEKLIDILSVELEPPASFDVDLRQHVVEEARRLAEKYKGSLRGISEESWGKILYYIERDLVGYGPIEVLMRDYKLEDISCDGVDRAIHVWHRDYESIPTNIVFRSRDYLREFIVKLAHMSGKHISAAFPIVDAMLPGRHRLAATYGEEVSPRGSTFTIRKFREKPLSIVEMIESGNLDDWTAAYLWVMLENRMTLMVIGATAAGKTTLLNAIANFFKPGFKIVTIEETPELNLPHENWVQLVSRESYGLGESKVGEISLYDLVKVSLRYRPDYIIVGEVRGEEAFVLFQAMSTGHGGMSTMHADSLDRAVKRLTSPPMNVSPAYIPSLNIAIMTERTILPSGGFARRVKHVWEVEDYEKYREVVRWDPTKDVHRVVAESYHLRLIAERTGKRVEDLYREIERRRVVLRWMQVKGIKETKEVFTYINKYYTYPEEVYSTAYTELKEINALPQPIRVAPKVEVEVAPRPTAVSAPPVIAKPPSTIQRPLSEASNEKPAVDIALNISNESMAVLRALAILGGEGDHASVLSLTSLPKDAFVKAVGDLSGKRLIIPTLIYVEGRPTIGYRLSNEGEALVKKLNLK